One Ciconia boyciana chromosome 9, ASM3463844v1, whole genome shotgun sequence genomic window carries:
- the LOC140656972 gene encoding purine nucleoside phosphorylase-like, which translates to MAGFCRRGAEELPPSSSAPQKKNSYEVYKETVDWLCTHTIQRPKTAIICGSGLGGLADVLDNKTVFLYEDIPHFPRSTVAGHVGRLVFGELNGQPCVCMQGRFHYYEGYSVSTVTFPIRVFFLLGVEILIVTNAAGGLNPHFQVGDIMFIRDHISMFGLGGQNPLRGPNDERFGVRFPCMSDAYEQDLLSLAMESAQELGFLSFIREGVYCLLAGPCYETIAECRMLQALGADAVGMSTVPEVIVARHCGLRVLGISLITNKVVMSYNSQERANHEEVLRVSVVRAEALQKLVTHLLGKLGESTNSL; encoded by the exons ATGGCTGGCTtctgcaggaggggagcagaggagctgcctcCCAGCAGTAGCGCACCCCAAAAGAA AAATAGCTACGAGGTGTATAAGGAAACCGTGGACTGGCTATGCACCCATACCATCCAGCGCCCAAAGACCGCGATCATCTGTGGATCTGGACTGGGAGGTCTGGCGGATGTGTTGGATAACAAGACAGTCTTTCTGTATGAGGACATCCCTCATTTCCCACGGAGCACAG TTGCAGGGCATGTTGGCAGATTGGTGTTTGGGGAGCTGAATGGACAGCCCTGTGTGTGTATGCAGGGACGTTTTCACTATTATGAAGGATACTCTGTCAGCACG GTCACCTTTCCTATCAGGGTCTTCTTTCTCCTGGGGGTGGAGATCTTGATTGTCACCAATGCTGCTGGGGGACTGAACCCCCACTTCCAAGTGGGGGACATCATGTTCATAAGAGATCACATCAGCATGTTTGGCTTAGGAGGGCAGAATCCACTGCGTGGACCAAACGATGAGAG GTTTGGAGTGAGGTTTCCCTGTATGTCAGATGCTTATGAGCAAGATCTGCTCAGCCTGGCAATGGAGAGCGCACAGGAGCTGGGCTTTCTGAGCTTCATCCGAGAAGGAGTGTACTGTCTGTTGGCTGGTCCCTGCTATGAAACCATTGCTGAGTGCCGCATGCTGCAGGCACTGGGAGCGGATGCTGTAG GCATGAGCACTGTCCCAGAAGTAATTGTAGCCAGGCATTGTGGCCTCCGAGTCCTTGGGATCTCCCTCATCACCAACAAGGTAGTGATGAGCTATAACAGTCAAGAGAGAGCCAACCATGAGGAAGTGCTGCGTGTCTCAGTGGTCCGGGCTGAAGCCCTGCAGAAATTGGTCACACATCTCCTTGGCAAGCTGGGGGAAAGTACAAACTCTCTGTGA